Proteins from a single region of Streptomyces vinaceus:
- a CDS encoding MFS transporter, translated as MRKWLPLTAVCLGAFMLLVDVTIVMVALPDMAADMHTSFSGLQWVIDGYALALAALLLGAGSLADRIGRRRVYLGGLGIFAAASLACGLADGPAALIAFRAVQGIGGAAMFATTMALLSSAYQGRDRGVAFGVWGAVNGAAAAAGPILGGLLTQHFGWRWIFFVNLPVCALAVYVTLRSVAESRDPRAKGLDLPGMAAFTTGAAAVTYALIRVGEDGWTGGATLGLFGLGVAAFAVFVLVELRSSRPMLDLSLFRSRSFVGVMAGALLLSGAAFSYLMYVSLWLQSAEGMGPVSAGLVLVPLSISSFVVSAAAGRLLHGAPARLTIGGGLLLIGAGALLQAWMTDAGDGWPVLVPGLVVTGLGVGMATPAMAAAAMGAVAPARAGMAGGALNTARQLGMALGVAVLGAVFQAGLRDGLSGSGQGHGAAEALASGRAGQLLATGPAARAWVEEAFASGLRGTFLVSGLMGLAGALLVLVLVRTQAAAAARPPAAAPVPVQGSAASERASA; from the coding sequence ATGCGTAAATGGCTCCCGCTCACCGCGGTGTGCCTCGGGGCGTTCATGCTCCTGGTCGACGTCACGATCGTGATGGTCGCCCTGCCCGACATGGCCGCCGACATGCACACTTCCTTCTCCGGGCTCCAGTGGGTCATCGACGGCTACGCGCTGGCCCTCGCCGCCCTGCTGCTCGGCGCCGGGTCGCTCGCCGACCGGATCGGCCGCCGCCGCGTCTACCTCGGCGGGCTCGGGATCTTCGCCGCCGCCTCGCTCGCCTGCGGGCTGGCCGACGGCCCGGCCGCGCTGATCGCGTTCCGCGCCGTCCAGGGCATCGGCGGCGCCGCGATGTTCGCCACCACCATGGCCCTGCTCTCCAGCGCCTACCAGGGCCGCGACCGCGGGGTCGCCTTCGGCGTGTGGGGTGCGGTCAACGGCGCCGCCGCCGCGGCCGGCCCGATCCTCGGCGGGCTGCTCACCCAGCACTTCGGCTGGCGCTGGATCTTCTTCGTCAACCTCCCCGTCTGCGCCCTGGCCGTGTACGTGACCCTGCGGTCGGTGGCCGAGTCCCGCGACCCGCGCGCCAAGGGCCTCGACCTGCCCGGCATGGCCGCCTTCACCACGGGGGCCGCGGCCGTCACGTACGCGCTGATCCGGGTCGGCGAGGACGGCTGGACCGGGGGCGCCACCCTCGGGCTGTTCGGCCTCGGCGTGGCCGCCTTCGCCGTCTTCGTCCTCGTCGAACTGCGCAGCTCCCGTCCGATGCTGGACCTTTCGCTGTTCCGCAGCCGCTCCTTCGTCGGCGTGATGGCCGGGGCGCTGCTGCTGTCCGGAGCGGCGTTCTCGTACCTGATGTACGTGTCCCTGTGGCTGCAGTCCGCGGAGGGGATGGGGCCGGTCTCCGCCGGCCTGGTGCTGGTGCCGCTGAGCATCTCCTCGTTCGTCGTCTCCGCGGCGGCCGGTCGGCTGCTGCACGGAGCTCCGGCGCGGCTGACCATCGGCGGCGGGCTGCTGCTGATCGGGGCGGGCGCGCTGCTCCAGGCCTGGATGACGGATGCGGGCGACGGCTGGCCGGTCCTGGTCCCGGGGCTGGTGGTGACCGGGCTCGGCGTGGGCATGGCCACCCCGGCCATGGCGGCCGCCGCGATGGGTGCCGTGGCCCCGGCCCGGGCGGGTATGGCCGGAGGGGCCCTGAACACCGCCCGGCAGCTCGGCATGGCGCTCGGCGTCGCGGTGCTCGGCGCGGTCTTCCAGGCCGGGTTGCGGGACGGGCTCAGCGGCTCCGGCCAAGGGCACGGCGCCGCCGAGGCGTTGGCCTCCGGGCGGGCCGGCCAGCTGCTGGCGACCGGGCCGGCGGCCAGGGCCTGGGTGGAGGAGGCCTTCGCGAGCGGGCTGCGGGGGACCTTCCTGGTCTCCGGGCTGATGGGGCTGGCGGGCGCACTGCTGGTGCTGGTGCTGGTCCGTACGCAGGCCGCCGCGGCGGCCCGGCCGCCGGCCGCGGCTCCGGTCCCGGTCCAGGGCTCCGCGGCGTCCGAACGCGCATCCGCGTAG
- a CDS encoding Lrp/AsnC family transcriptional regulator — protein MTTPASLDELDRGLMEALMIDGRAPFSKIAEVLGVSDQTVVRRYRRLRSSGMLRVIGLPLGNRVGLFESWLRVQCAPDAALAVAEALARRPDIAWVKLGSGGTEINCLTKARTRQDRDGLLLDKLPRTRRVTGVSAHTILRVYYGGPSGWCGLDVLRPGQIAALGQAPARPPVVDGQEQERYALDEAEHALLAVLAQDGRAGYPELARASGLSESTARRRIDRLRELRALYFDLELVPSALGFDAEATLLLTAAPARLAEAGAALAGHPEVPFAAAVTGTANLMAAVVCRDTDALYTYMTERIGAVPGIQHVEVIPTLRNIKRAGMLVEGGRLVDPPPAP, from the coding sequence ATGACGACACCCGCATCGCTGGACGAGCTCGACCGGGGCCTGATGGAGGCCCTGATGATCGACGGGCGGGCTCCCTTCAGCAAGATCGCCGAGGTGCTGGGGGTCTCCGACCAGACGGTGGTGCGCCGCTACCGCCGGCTGCGGAGCTCCGGCATGCTGCGGGTGATCGGGCTGCCGCTGGGCAACCGCGTCGGGCTCTTCGAGTCCTGGCTGCGGGTGCAGTGCGCGCCGGACGCCGCGCTCGCGGTGGCCGAGGCGCTGGCCCGGCGGCCGGACATCGCCTGGGTGAAGCTCGGCTCCGGCGGCACGGAGATCAACTGTCTGACCAAGGCCCGGACCCGGCAGGACCGCGACGGGCTGCTGCTGGACAAGCTCCCGCGCACCCGCCGGGTGACCGGGGTCAGCGCCCACACCATCCTGCGGGTCTACTACGGCGGCCCGTCGGGGTGGTGCGGCCTCGACGTACTGCGGCCCGGGCAGATCGCGGCGCTGGGGCAGGCACCGGCCAGGCCGCCCGTGGTGGACGGACAGGAGCAGGAGCGGTACGCCCTGGACGAGGCCGAACACGCCCTGCTCGCGGTGCTGGCCCAGGACGGCCGGGCCGGCTACCCGGAGCTCGCCCGGGCCTCCGGTCTGTCGGAGTCCACCGCCCGCCGGCGCATCGACCGGCTGCGGGAGCTGCGGGCGCTCTACTTCGACCTGGAGCTCGTCCCCTCGGCCCTGGGCTTCGACGCGGAGGCGACGCTGCTGCTGACCGCCGCCCCGGCCCGGCTCGCGGAGGCGGGCGCCGCACTGGCGGGCCATCCGGAGGTGCCGTTCGCGGCCGCGGTGACGGGTACGGCCAACCTGATGGCCGCGGTGGTGTGCCGGGACACCGACGCGCTCTACACGTACATGACCGAGCGGATCGGCGCGGTCCCCGGCATCCAGCACGTGGAGGTGATCCCGACCCTGCGCAACATCAAGCGGGCCGGGATGCTGGTGGAGGGCGGGCGGCTGGTCGATCCGCCGCCCGCCCCCTGA
- the glgP gene encoding alpha-glucan family phosphorylase, protein MKAIRRFTVRPVLPEPLLPLADLARNLRWSWHAETRELFQSVDPEGWQAAGGDPVRLLGSVSAPRLEELAGDRRFLRRLAVVAADLDDYVHGGRWYQSHEDHAELPAGIAYFSPEFGITAALPQYSGGLGILAGDHLKAASDLGVPLIGVGLLYRHGYFRQSLSRDGWQQEHYPVLDPNELPVSLLRDDEGAPARVSLSLPGGRALHAHIWQARVGRVPLLLLDSDVEDNDSGAREVTDRLYGGGSDHRLLQEMLLGIGGVRAVRAYCRITGHPDPEVFHTNEGHAGFLGLERIRELEGEQGLGFEAAIEAVRAGTVFTTHTPVPAGIDRFERALVARHFGPGAELAALPVDRILELGAESYPGGDPGVFNMAVMGLRLAQRANGVSTLHGAVSRGMFAGLWPGFDPADVPITSVTNGVHAPTWVAPEVVRLGVRQIGAGRTEDALSVGGSQRWDAVADIADQEIWDLRRVLREQLVQEVRDRLRASWLQRGAAEAELGWVDSVLDPDVLTIGFARRVPSYKRLTLMLRDPERLRALLLDPDRPVQIVVAGKAHPADDGGKRLVQELVRFSDDPRVRHRIVFLPDYGMAMAQKLYPGCDVWLNNPLRPLEACGTSGMKAALNGCLNLSVLDGWWDEWFEPDFGWAIPTADGLGTDEDRRDDLEAGALYELIEDRVAPRFYDRAGRSGLPVRWIEMVRRTLVSLGPKVLAGRMVREYVERLYAPAARAHRTLDADAARDLAWWKGRVRAAWPRVTVEHVEALAAAPVGGTAELGATLTLRVRVALDALTPEDVEVQAVAGRVDPQDVIQGGRSFPLKPTAGPDLEGRWMYEGPLALDRTGPYGYTVRILPAHPMLATPAELGLVAAPVETDAAADAGGGVLLR, encoded by the coding sequence GTGAAGGCTATCCGTCGATTCACCGTGCGCCCCGTCCTCCCGGAACCATTGCTTCCGCTTGCCGATCTCGCGCGAAATCTGCGCTGGTCGTGGCATGCCGAGACCCGTGAACTCTTCCAATCCGTCGACCCCGAGGGCTGGCAGGCAGCCGGCGGCGATCCCGTCCGGCTGCTCGGCTCGGTCTCCGCGCCCCGGCTGGAGGAACTGGCCGGCGACCGGCGGTTCCTGCGGCGCCTCGCCGTCGTCGCCGCCGACCTCGACGACTACGTACACGGCGGGAGGTGGTACCAGAGCCACGAGGACCATGCCGAGCTCCCCGCCGGGATCGCCTACTTCTCCCCCGAGTTCGGGATCACCGCCGCCCTGCCGCAGTACTCCGGCGGGCTCGGGATCCTCGCCGGGGACCACCTCAAGGCCGCCAGCGACCTCGGCGTCCCGCTCATCGGCGTGGGGCTGCTGTACCGGCACGGCTACTTCCGCCAGTCCCTCTCCCGCGACGGCTGGCAGCAGGAGCACTATCCCGTCCTCGACCCCAACGAACTGCCCGTCTCCCTGCTGCGCGACGACGAGGGTGCGCCGGCCAGGGTGAGCCTGAGCCTGCCCGGCGGCCGGGCCCTGCACGCCCACATCTGGCAGGCCCGCGTCGGCCGCGTACCGCTGCTGCTCCTCGACTCCGACGTCGAGGACAACGACTCCGGCGCCCGCGAGGTGACCGACCGGCTCTACGGCGGCGGCAGCGACCACCGCCTCCTCCAGGAGATGCTGCTCGGCATCGGCGGCGTGCGCGCGGTGCGCGCGTACTGCCGGATCACCGGGCATCCCGACCCGGAGGTGTTCCACACGAACGAGGGACACGCCGGCTTCCTCGGGCTCGAACGCATAAGGGAACTGGAAGGGGAGCAGGGGCTCGGCTTCGAGGCCGCCATCGAGGCGGTGCGCGCCGGGACCGTGTTCACCACGCACACGCCGGTGCCCGCCGGCATCGACCGCTTCGAGCGGGCCCTGGTCGCCCGGCACTTCGGGCCCGGCGCGGAGCTGGCCGCCCTGCCGGTCGACCGGATCCTGGAACTGGGCGCCGAGTCCTACCCCGGCGGCGACCCCGGGGTCTTCAACATGGCGGTGATGGGTCTGCGCCTGGCCCAGCGGGCCAACGGTGTCTCGACCCTGCACGGGGCCGTCAGCCGCGGCATGTTCGCCGGACTGTGGCCGGGCTTCGACCCGGCCGACGTGCCGATCACCTCCGTGACCAACGGCGTGCACGCCCCGACCTGGGTGGCCCCCGAGGTGGTCCGCCTGGGCGTGCGCCAGATCGGCGCGGGGCGGACCGAGGACGCGCTGTCGGTGGGCGGCTCCCAGCGCTGGGACGCCGTCGCCGACATCGCCGACCAGGAGATCTGGGACCTGCGGCGCGTACTGCGCGAGCAGCTGGTGCAGGAGGTGCGCGACCGGCTGCGGGCCTCGTGGCTCCAGCGCGGGGCGGCCGAGGCCGAACTCGGCTGGGTGGACTCCGTACTGGACCCGGACGTGCTCACCATCGGCTTCGCCCGGCGCGTGCCCTCGTACAAGCGCCTCACGCTGATGCTGCGCGACCCCGAGCGGCTGCGCGCGCTGCTGCTCGACCCGGACCGGCCCGTGCAGATCGTCGTCGCCGGCAAGGCGCATCCGGCCGACGACGGGGGCAAGCGGCTGGTGCAGGAGCTGGTGCGGTTCTCCGACGATCCGCGGGTGCGCCACCGGATCGTCTTCCTGCCCGACTACGGCATGGCCATGGCGCAGAAGCTCTACCCGGGCTGCGACGTCTGGCTGAACAACCCGCTGCGGCCGCTGGAGGCCTGCGGGACGAGCGGGATGAAGGCGGCGCTGAACGGCTGCCTCAACCTGTCCGTGCTGGACGGCTGGTGGGACGAATGGTTCGAACCGGACTTTGGGTGGGCCATTCCGACGGCCGACGGGCTCGGCACGGACGAGGACCGGCGCGACGACCTGGAGGCGGGCGCCCTCTACGAGTTGATCGAGGACCGGGTCGCACCGCGCTTCTACGACCGGGCGGGCCGCAGCGGACTGCCGGTGCGGTGGATCGAGATGGTCCGGCGCACCCTGGTCTCGCTGGGTCCCAAGGTGCTCGCGGGCCGCATGGTGCGCGAGTACGTGGAGCGGCTCTACGCTCCGGCCGCCCGCGCCCACCGGACCCTGGACGCTGACGCGGCGCGGGACCTGGCCTGGTGGAAGGGGCGGGTCCGGGCGGCCTGGCCGAGGGTCACCGTCGAGCACGTGGAGGCGCTGGCGGCGGCACCGGTGGGCGGCACGGCCGAGCTCGGGGCCACCCTCACCCTGCGGGTCCGGGTGGCGCTGGACGCCCTCACGCCCGAGGACGTGGAGGTCCAGGCCGTCGCCGGGCGGGTGGACCCGCAGGACGTGATCCAGGGCGGGCGCTCCTTCCCGCTCAAGCCCACCGCCGGGCCCGACCTGGAGGGGCGCTGGATGTACGAGGGCCCGCTCGCCCTCGACCGTACGGGGCCCTACGGCTACACCGTACGGATCCTGCCCGCGCACCCGATGCTGGCGACGCCGGCCGAACTGGGGCTGGTCGCGGCCCCGGTGGAGACCGACGCGGCCGCTGACGCGGGCGGCGGGGTACTCCTGCGCTAG
- a CDS encoding PKD domain-containing protein: MRATRTVGLLTAGLVTLLGVPVSAAAGAPAPLYVDKNDAGCSDAGSGAQAAPFCTVAAAAKVVGPGQTVRIKAGVYAEAVTVDRYGEPGRPITFDGGSDVQSSPELSKGLTLSGAAHVVVHGVRATGGVKVGRSTDVELDRMDISRGRAEAVVIGEGSTGVRLTRTRLRGAAKVEGGSRGTVLGRNLLVGVYQSALTVVDAPGTVVTNNTLEGMCGATVSVGGGSTGSAVFNNVLHTNATSVACGSAEPRVGTAVSPEAAEGTRADYNLITGEKTLAAAYTWSGTGYRTPAAFQAATGQGAHDILTASREGVGDMPGSPTIDSADPTAPGVLPSDFAGDPVADDPGVPNTGKDGGYLDRGAHEVQDGLSEVWMVIDQTYAPAGTPVEVQAVSNSQWPTTMAYEVDFGDGTAPVVTRQGNGANAVATHVYTGPCTCTVKVTAVNGVGKKVSTEKSAKVTAAGPLTAAFTTEPVLPATDSPMDGVRPLTIRVDAGSTSAPWPVERMYVDYGDGSPAQQDDTRHTYAAPGEYKVTVTVRDTKGAVSTATRSVKVDYAPSGYVATAPFRLLDTRADGTALWGGSPTAVTLPAGLSVPDHVLSGGMAAAVLNVTVTDASEDTHLSVWPSGQPRPATSNVNVRKGGTSSNTVTVPVGADGKVAAQLNSGRAALVVDFVGYYQPGIGRRFSPIAPTRLADTRAAGGALGGGQTRTVKVAGTAGIPADATAVALNLTGTGATENAHVIAYPDPAKRPATSNLNLEPGKDKSNQAIVPVGPDGTITLYTNTGSTHLILDAVGWYGKDGTALFNPTVPRRLADTRTTGKLAPGATTTVTGLPAGALGAALNVTATDSTGPGFLTAYGYGTTRPGASSLNTRPGDTVPNHVTTPVADGRVSISNSYGGSTHVITDLLGYFTQG; encoded by the coding sequence TTGCGTGCCACTCGTACGGTGGGTCTGCTCACCGCGGGCCTCGTCACTCTTCTCGGTGTCCCGGTCTCCGCGGCCGCGGGTGCGCCGGCCCCGCTCTACGTCGACAAGAACGACGCCGGCTGCTCCGACGCCGGCTCCGGAGCGCAGGCCGCCCCGTTCTGCACGGTCGCGGCGGCCGCCAAGGTCGTCGGGCCGGGCCAGACCGTGCGGATCAAGGCCGGGGTGTACGCCGAGGCGGTCACCGTCGACCGCTACGGCGAGCCGGGCAGGCCGATCACGTTCGACGGCGGCTCCGACGTCCAGTCCTCCCCGGAGCTTTCCAAGGGGCTCACGCTCAGCGGCGCCGCTCACGTGGTGGTCCACGGAGTGAGGGCCACCGGCGGCGTCAAGGTCGGCCGTTCCACCGATGTCGAGCTGGACCGGATGGACATCTCCCGGGGCAGGGCCGAGGCCGTTGTCATCGGCGAAGGCAGCACGGGCGTGCGCCTCACCCGGACCCGGCTGAGGGGAGCCGCCAAGGTCGAGGGAGGCTCCCGGGGCACCGTCCTCGGCCGGAACCTCCTCGTCGGCGTCTACCAGTCGGCGCTCACGGTCGTGGACGCGCCCGGCACGGTCGTCACCAACAACACGCTCGAAGGCATGTGCGGGGCGACCGTCTCGGTCGGCGGCGGCTCGACCGGCTCGGCGGTGTTCAACAACGTGCTGCACACCAACGCGACCTCGGTCGCCTGCGGGTCGGCCGAACCGCGCGTGGGCACAGCGGTGTCGCCGGAGGCCGCGGAGGGCACCCGCGCCGACTACAACCTGATCACCGGAGAGAAGACGCTGGCGGCCGCCTACACCTGGTCCGGCACCGGCTACCGGACGCCGGCCGCCTTCCAGGCCGCCACCGGCCAGGGCGCGCACGACATCCTGACCGCGTCGCGCGAGGGCGTCGGCGACATGCCCGGCTCGCCCACCATCGACTCCGCCGACCCGACGGCGCCGGGCGTACTGCCGAGCGACTTCGCCGGGGACCCGGTCGCCGACGATCCGGGCGTCCCCAACACCGGCAAGGACGGCGGCTACCTGGACCGCGGCGCCCACGAGGTCCAGGACGGTCTGAGCGAGGTCTGGATGGTCATCGACCAGACCTACGCCCCGGCCGGCACCCCGGTCGAGGTGCAGGCGGTCTCGAACAGCCAGTGGCCCACCACGATGGCGTACGAGGTGGACTTCGGCGACGGGACGGCCCCCGTCGTCACCCGCCAGGGCAACGGGGCCAACGCCGTCGCCACGCACGTCTACACCGGGCCGTGCACCTGCACGGTCAAGGTGACGGCGGTCAACGGCGTCGGCAAGAAGGTCTCCACCGAGAAGTCCGCCAAGGTGACCGCGGCCGGCCCGCTGACCGCCGCCTTCACCACGGAGCCGGTGCTGCCGGCCACGGACAGCCCGATGGACGGAGTCCGGCCGCTGACCATCCGTGTCGACGCCGGATCCACCAGTGCGCCGTGGCCGGTGGAGCGCATGTACGTCGACTACGGCGACGGCAGCCCCGCGCAGCAGGACGACACCCGGCACACCTACGCGGCGCCCGGCGAGTACAAGGTCACGGTCACGGTCCGCGACACCAAGGGGGCCGTGTCCACGGCCACGCGGAGCGTGAAGGTGGACTACGCGCCCTCCGGCTACGTCGCCACGGCGCCGTTCCGGCTGCTGGACACGCGCGCCGACGGCACCGCCCTGTGGGGCGGGAGCCCCACCGCGGTGACCCTGCCGGCCGGGCTGTCGGTGCCGGACCACGTCCTGTCCGGCGGCATGGCCGCGGCCGTGCTCAACGTGACCGTCACCGATGCCTCCGAGGACACCCACCTGAGCGTGTGGCCCTCCGGCCAGCCGCGTCCGGCGACCTCGAACGTCAACGTCCGCAAGGGCGGTACCTCCTCCAACACGGTCACGGTGCCGGTCGGCGCCGACGGCAAGGTCGCGGCCCAGCTCAACTCCGGCCGCGCCGCGCTCGTCGTCGACTTCGTGGGCTACTACCAGCCGGGCATCGGCCGGCGGTTCAGTCCGATCGCCCCGACCCGCCTCGCCGACACCCGCGCCGCCGGCGGAGCCCTCGGCGGCGGGCAGACGCGGACCGTCAAGGTCGCCGGCACGGCCGGGATCCCCGCCGACGCCACCGCCGTCGCCCTCAACCTCACCGGCACCGGCGCGACCGAGAACGCCCACGTCATCGCCTACCCCGACCCGGCGAAGCGGCCCGCGACCTCGAACCTCAACCTGGAACCCGGCAAGGACAAGTCCAACCAGGCCATCGTCCCCGTCGGCCCCGACGGCACCATCACCCTCTACACCAACACCGGCTCCACGCACCTGATCCTCGACGCCGTCGGCTGGTACGGCAAGGACGGCACGGCCCTGTTCAACCCGACCGTCCCGCGCCGCCTCGCCGACACCCGCACCACCGGCAAGCTCGCCCCCGGCGCCACCACCACCGTCACCGGCCTGCCCGCCGGAGCCCTCGGCGCGGCCCTCAACGTCACCGCGACCGACTCCACCGGCCCCGGCTTCCTGACCGCGTACGGATACGGGACCACCCGCCCCGGCGCCAGCAGCCTCAACACCCGTCCCGGTGACACCGTCCCCAACCACGTCACCACCCCGGTGGCCGACGGCCGCGTCAGCATCTCCAACAGCTACGGCGGCAGCACCCACGTGATCACCGACCTGCTCGGCTACTTCACCCAGGGCTGA
- a CDS encoding alpha-1,4-glucan--maltose-1-phosphate maltosyltransferase, whose amino-acid sequence MIGRIPVLDVRPAVDCGARPAKAVVEEVFEISATVFREGHDAVAAHVVLRDPSGRLRPPVPMRELAPGTDRWGARVSADAEGRWTYTVEAWSDPVGTWQAHAAIKIPAGIDPGLTLLEGAELYERAGSRIPKKDGREHVLAAAEAMRDEDRPVELRYSAALAAPVQAALARRPYRELVTASKALPLVVERKRALFGSWYEMFPRSEGAVVEPGEEPVSGTLRTAAERLPAIAAMGFDVVYLPPIHPIGSTYRKGPNNTLSAGSWDPGVPWAIGSTEGGHDAVHPDLGTIEDFDAFVARARELRMEIALDFALQCSPDHPWVEKHPEWFRHRADGTIAYAENPPKKYQDIYPIHFDTDMAGLVEETVRILRYWMDHGVRIFRVDNPHTKPVVFWQKVIADINKSDPDVIFLAEAFTRPAMMRTLAAIGFQQSYTYFTWRNTKAELTEYLTELAGTRSASVMRPNFFVNTPDILHEYLQHGGRPAFEARAVLAATLSPTWGVYAGYELCENTPVREGSEEYLNSEKYEFRPRDWAAADREGRTIAPLITTLNRVRRRNPALQQLRDIHFHTTDNDQVIAYSKHAGANSVLVVVNLDPHHTQEATVSLDMPVLGLDWHGSLAVRDELTGETYHWGSANYVRLEPGRTPAHVLVALRPSPPTGGSPTT is encoded by the coding sequence ATGATCGGTCGTATTCCCGTTCTGGACGTCCGCCCCGCCGTCGACTGCGGTGCCAGACCCGCCAAGGCGGTCGTGGAGGAGGTCTTCGAGATCTCCGCCACCGTGTTCCGCGAAGGCCACGACGCCGTCGCCGCCCACGTCGTGCTCCGCGACCCCAGCGGGCGGCTGCGGCCCCCCGTGCCGATGCGCGAACTCGCGCCCGGCACCGACCGGTGGGGCGCTCGGGTCTCCGCCGATGCCGAGGGGAGGTGGACGTACACCGTCGAGGCGTGGAGCGACCCCGTCGGCACCTGGCAGGCCCACGCTGCCATCAAGATCCCGGCGGGCATCGACCCCGGCCTGACCCTCCTCGAAGGCGCCGAGCTCTACGAACGGGCCGGGTCGCGGATCCCGAAGAAGGACGGCCGCGAGCACGTGCTGGCCGCCGCCGAGGCCATGCGCGACGAGGACCGCCCCGTGGAGCTGCGGTACTCCGCCGCCCTGGCCGCCCCGGTCCAGGCCGCCCTCGCCCGGCGCCCGTACCGGGAACTGGTCACCGCCTCCAAGGCCCTGCCGCTGGTCGTGGAGCGCAAGCGGGCCCTCTTCGGCTCCTGGTACGAGATGTTCCCGCGCTCCGAGGGCGCCGTCGTCGAGCCCGGCGAGGAACCGGTGAGCGGAACGCTGCGCACCGCCGCCGAGCGGCTGCCGGCCATCGCCGCGATGGGATTCGACGTGGTGTACCTGCCACCGATCCACCCCATTGGGAGTACGTACCGCAAGGGACCGAACAACACCCTTTCGGCTGGAAGTTGGGACCCCGGGGTGCCGTGGGCCATCGGCTCCACCGAAGGCGGCCACGACGCCGTCCACCCCGACCTCGGCACGATCGAGGACTTCGACGCCTTCGTCGCGCGCGCCCGCGAGCTGCGCATGGAGATCGCGCTCGACTTCGCGCTCCAGTGCTCCCCGGACCACCCCTGGGTGGAGAAGCACCCCGAGTGGTTCCGCCACCGGGCCGACGGGACGATCGCGTACGCCGAGAACCCGCCGAAGAAGTACCAGGACATCTACCCGATCCACTTCGACACCGACATGGCCGGGCTCGTCGAGGAGACGGTCCGCATCCTGCGGTACTGGATGGACCACGGCGTCCGCATCTTCCGCGTCGACAATCCGCACACCAAGCCTGTCGTCTTCTGGCAGAAGGTGATCGCCGACATCAACAAGTCCGACCCCGACGTGATCTTCCTGGCGGAGGCCTTCACCCGGCCGGCCATGATGCGCACCCTCGCCGCGATCGGCTTCCAGCAGTCGTACACGTACTTCACCTGGCGCAACACGAAGGCCGAGCTGACCGAGTACCTGACCGAGCTCGCGGGTACCCGCTCCGCCTCCGTCATGCGGCCGAATTTCTTCGTCAATACGCCCGACATCCTCCACGAATACCTTCAGCACGGCGGCCGCCCGGCCTTCGAGGCGCGCGCCGTCCTCGCCGCCACCCTCTCCCCCACCTGGGGCGTCTACGCCGGGTACGAGCTGTGCGAGAACACCCCGGTGCGGGAGGGCAGCGAGGAGTACCTGAACTCCGAGAAGTACGAGTTCCGGCCGCGCGACTGGGCGGCCGCCGACCGCGAGGGCCGCACGATCGCCCCGCTGATCACCACCCTGAACCGGGTGCGCCGCCGCAACCCGGCGCTCCAGCAGCTGCGCGACATCCACTTCCACACGACCGACAACGACCAGGTGATCGCCTATTCGAAGCACGCGGGCGCCAATTCCGTACTGGTGGTCGTCAACCTCGATCCGCACCACACCCAGGAGGCGACGGTCTCGTTGGACATGCCGGTACTCGGCCTCGACTGGCACGGGTCCCTCGCTGTGCGCGACGAGCTCACCGGCGAGACCTACCACTGGGGCAGCGCCAACTACGTACGCCTGGAGCCGGGCCGAACGCCCGCACACGTACTCGTGGCTCTGCGACCGTCCCCGCCCACCGGAGGGTCACCCACCACATGA